In a single window of the Rhineura floridana isolate rRhiFlo1 chromosome 3, rRhiFlo1.hap2, whole genome shotgun sequence genome:
- the YJU2B gene encoding probable splicing factor YJU2B, whose amino-acid sequence MGERKGVNKYYPPDFDPAKHGSLNKYRNSHPLRERARKLSQGILIIRFEMPYNIWCDGCQNHIGMGVRYNAEKKKVGNYYTTPIYRFRMKCHLCPNRIEMQTDPANCDYVLVSGARRKEERWDVEANEQIVATAHEEKQKLETDAMYRLEHGSKDQSKLQRALPTLQNIQEAQSAWKDDFALNSLLRRKFREEKKVLQEEEEKDLALQSKASLSIPLVRESDEDRHLAALLKYQSLGSYEDKQKQKRSEIVDRPWFSSAQISSPKANDTLKKLAFSTKSLAGKLPIAMNNLGVVRRKSRDREQASAEEDNEISDPTLQVNRQDQDSEASRETLDCPTRPEVGSQKAEGSPASHFAASLVGDYSDSASDPEAEL is encoded by the exons CATGGCTCACTTAATAAGTACCGCAACAGCCATCCTCTGCGGGAAAGAGCCCGTAAACTCTCCCAGGGCATCCTCATCATCAG GTTTGAGATGCCTTACAACATCTGGTGTGATGGCTGCCAGAACCATATCGGCATGG GTGTTCGCTACAATGCTGAGAAGAAGAAGGTTGGCAATTATTACACAACCCCCATCTACAG GTTCCGAATGAAGTGTCACCTTTGCCCCAACCGCATTGAGATGCAGACAGACCCTGCCAACTGTGATTATGTTCTTGTCAGTGGTGCCCGGCGCAAGGAAGAGCGCTGGGATGTGGAAGCCAATGAGCAGATAGTGGCCACAG CCCACGAGGAGAAGCAGAAGCTGGAGACAGATGCCATGTATCGATTGGAGCATGGTTCAAAGGATCAGAGCAAGCTCCAGCGAGCCCTCCCCACCCTGCAGAACATCCAGGAGGCTCAGAGTGCCTGGAAAGATGACTTTGCCCTCAACAGCCTCCTTCGCCGGAAATTCAGG GAAGAAAAGAAAGTCctacaagaggaggaggagaaagatctCGCATTGCAGTCAAAAGCAAGCCTGAGCATCCCACTTGTGCGAGAATCTGATGAAGACCGGCATCTGGCAGCACTACTCAAGTATCAGAGCCTTGGCT CTTATGAAgacaaacagaagcaaaaacGCAGTGAGATTGTTGACCGCCCATGGTTCTCGTCTGCCCAGATCTCAAGCCCCAAAGCCAATGACACCCTGAAAAAGCTGGCATTCTCTACAAAATCCCTAGCTGGCAAGTTACCCATCGCTATGAACAACCTGGGTGTTGTGCGTCGGAAATCCAGGGATAGAGAACAAGCTTCAGCTGAGGAGGATAATGAGATATCAGATCCCACATTACAAGTTAACAGGCAGGACCAGGACAGTGAAGCAAGTAGAGAGACCCTTGACTGTCCCACGAGGCCTGAGGTGGGCTCCCAAAAGGCTGAAGGAAGCCCCGCATCTCATTTTGCTGCCTCTCTTGTTGGAGATTATTCAGACTCTGCATCTGATCCTGAAGCTGAACTATGA